A section of the Salmo salar chromosome ssa05, Ssal_v3.1, whole genome shotgun sequence genome encodes:
- the LOC106604320 gene encoding zinc finger protein 711 produces the protein MDHGGGILELHTQELKMPHTMIMQDFVAGMRGLAHIDGDHILVSVPEGMLLSDVMTDEGILLEHGLEVQGLETQVEGLETEVEGFGAEVVELETQMVEGLEAEVEVEGLEAEVEVEGLEAEVEVEGLEAEVEVEGLEAEVEVEGLEMEGLEAEVEVEGLEAEVEVEGLEAEVEVEGLEAEVEVEGLEAEVEVEGLEAEVEGLEAEVEAEVEGLEAEVEGLEAEVEGLEVEGLEVEGLEVEGLEVEGLEAEVEVEGLEVEGLEVEGLEVEGLEAEVEGLEAEAEVEGLEAEVEVLEEYLETEVIEGPEIGHEHLLGSDVAIEEAIDSHHHHVLTSDLIQGSVHHHHHHMPDQLFVEHQEEEDGLEGLDQEVSVGEEEPVIQAHEELPVDVEAVSLQTDEEDYLMISLDDVGEKLDRGDTPLEITTEVMHDEESNKEGSEVIKVYIFKAEADDDVEIGGTEVVSESDFHNGHHAVLESGGGSRHGRGERMVYMAVKDHAQSEEDINVSDMAEQVYMEVIVGEEETSAVQENQLDDSPNSKMLVPVSWAAAYDNNSVDAVKNGGTRPYLQIRDGQDTNRALKQKIKKKKRNGETRQCQTALIIGPDGMPLTVYPCHICGKKFRSQGFLKCHMKNHPDHHVKKYQCTDCDFTTNKKVNFHNHLESHKLLVHRSDRDRTSSPDYPEYNRTTPEYTEYNRTTTDYPECNRTTPEYTEYTRRYHEDSQLGSNKLILRDKESKLHHCKYCDYETAEQGLLNRHLLAVHSRNFAHVCVECAKGFRHPSELKKHMRTHTGEKPYCCPHCDFRCADQSNLKTHIKSKHGADLPFKCGHCPQAYADEGELQRHTEMVQGHKTHQCPHCEHKSTNSSDLKRHIISVHTKDFPHQCDVCEKGFHRPSELKKHSETHKGSKVHQCRHCNFTTSDPFTLSRHILSVHTKDLPFKCKRCRRGFRQSTELKKHMKTHSGRKVYQCQYCEYNSPDASGFKRHVISIHTKEYPHCCDYCCKGFRRPSEKSQHIARHHKDMLMERC, from the exons ATGGACCACGGCGGAGGGATCCTGGAGCTACACACACAGGAGTTAAAGATGCCTCACACCATGATCATGCAAGACTTTG TGGCAGGAATGAGGGGCCTGGCCCACATCGACGGGGATCACATTTTGGTGTCTGTGCCTGAGGGCATGCTCCTGTCTGATGTCATGACGGACGAAGGCATCCTGCTGGAGCACGGCCTGGAGGTGCAGGGCCTCGAGACGCAGGTGGAAGGCCTAGAGACGGAAGTTGAAGGCTTTGGAGcggaggtggtggagctagagacACAGATGGTCGAGGGCCTGGAGGCGGAGGTGGAAGTGGAGGGCCTGGAGGCGGAGGTGGAAGTGGAGGGCCTGGAGGCGGAGGTGGAAGTGGAGGGCCTGGAGGCGGAGGTGGAAGTGGAGGGCCTGGAGGCGGAGGTGGAAGTGGAGGGCCTGGAAATGGAGGGCCTGGAGGCGGAGGTGGAAGTGGAGGGCCTGGAGGCGGAGGTGGAAGTGGAGGGCCTGGAGGCGGAGGTGGAAGTGGAGGGCCTGGAGGCGGAGGTGGAAGTGGAGGGCCTGGAGGCGGAGGTGGAAGTGGAGGGCCTGGAGGCGGAGGTGGAGGGCCTGGAGGCGGAGGTGGAA GCGGAAGTGGAGGGCCTGGAGGCGGAAGTGGAGGGCCTGGAGGCGGAAGTGGAGGGCCTGGAGGTGGAGGGCCTGGAGGTGGAGGGCCTGGAGGTGGAGGGCCTGGAGGTGGAGGGCCTCGAAGCGGAGGTGGAAGTGGAGGGCCTGGAGGTGGAGGGCCTGGAGGTGGAGGGCCTGGAGGTGGAGGGCCTGGAGGCGGAAGTGGAGGGCCTCGAAGCGGAGGCGGAAGTGGAGGGCCTCGAAGCGGAGGTGGAAGTCCTAGAGGAATATCTAGAGACTGAGGTGATTGAAGGCCCTGAAATCGGACACGAACACTTGCTGGGTTCCGACGTGGCCATCGAGGAGGCTATAGACTCTCACCATCACCATGTTCTAACCTCAGACCTCATCCAGGGCTCagtccaccatcaccaccaccacatgccAGACCAGCTTTTTGTGGAgcaccaggaggaggaggacgggtTGGAGGGCTTGGACCAGGAGGTGTCGGTGGGGGAGGAGGAGCCAGTGATCCAGGCCCACGAGGAGCTGCCGGTGGACGTGGAGGCTGTCTCTCTGCAGACTGATGAGGAGGACTACCTCATGATCTCCT TGGATGACGTTGGTGAGAAGCTGGACAGAGGAGACACTCCTCTAGAGATCACTACTGAGGTGATGCATGACGAAGAATCCAACAaggaggggtcagaggtcatcAAGGTCTACATCTTCAAAGCCGAGGCTGATGACGATGTGGAGATAG GTGGGACCGAGGTGGTGTCTGAGAGTGACTTCCATAATGGCCACCATGCTGTGTTGGAGTCTGGGGGAGGAAGCAGACATGGCCGGGGGGAGAGGATGGTCTACATGGCTGTGAAGGACCACGCCCAGTCAGAGGAAGATATCA ATGTGTCAGACATGGCAGAGCAGGTGTACATGGAGGTGAttgtaggagaggaggagacctctGCAGTCCAGGAGAACCAGCTAGATGACTCTCCAAACAGCAAGATGTTAGTCCCTGTCTCCTGGGCTGCTGCCTACG ATAACAACAGTGTGGACGCAGTGAAGAATGGAGGGACCAGGCCATACCTTCAGATCAGAGATGGTCAGGACACCAACAGAGCCCTCAAACAGAAGatcaagaagaagaagaggaatggCGAGACACGGCAGTGCCAGACCG cTTTGATCATCGGTCCAGACGGCATGCCCCTGACCGTCTACCCCTGTCACATCTGTGGTAAGAAGTTCAGGTCACAAGGCTTCCTCAAGTGCCACATGAAGAACCATCCTGACCACCACGTTAAGAAGTACCAGTGTACCGACTGTGACTTCACCACCAACAAAAAG GTCAACTTCCACAACCACCTGGAGTCCCACAAGCTACTGGTCCATCGCAGTGACAGAGACAGAACCTCTTCCCCAGACTACCCAGAATACAACAGGACCACCCCAGAGTACACAGAATACAACAGGACCACCACAGACTACCCAGAATGCAACAGGACCACCCCAGAGTACACGGAGTACACCCGGCGTTACCATGAAGACAGCCAGCTAGGGTCTAACAAGCTGATCCTGAGGGACAAGGAATCCAAACTGCACCACTGTAAGTACTGTGACTATGAGACTGCAGAGCAGGGGCTCCTCAACCGCCACCTATTGGCCGTTCACAGTAGGAACTTCGCCCACGTGTGCGTGGAGTGCGCTAAAGGCTTCCGTCACCCGTCAGAGCTCAAGAAGCACATGCGGACCCACACGGGCGAGAAGCCATACTGCTGCCCGCACTGTGACTTTCGCTGTGCAGACCAGTCCAACCTAAAGACTCACATCAAGAGCAAGCACGGTGCCGACCTGCCTTTTAAGTGTGGCCACTGCCCCCAGGCCTATGCAGACGAGGGGGAGCTGCAGCGGCACACAGAGATGGTGCAGGGCCACAAGACCCACCAGTGTCCCCACTGTGAACACAAGAGCACCAACTCCTCTGATCTAAAACGACACATTATATCTGTTCACACCAAAGACTTCCCTCACCAGTGTGACGTGTGTGAGAAGGGCTTCCACCGGCCCTCTGAGCTGAAGAAACACTCAGAGACACACAAGGGCAGCAAGGTGCACCAGTGCAGGCACTGTAACTTCACAACCTCTGACCCTTTCACCCTCAGCAGACACATCCTGTCCGTTCACACCAAGGACCTCCCCTTTAAGTGTAAACGCTGCCGGCGAGGGTTCCGCCAGTCCACGGAGCTGAAGAAACACATGAAGACCCACAGCGGGAGGAAGGTGTACCAGTGTCAGTACTGCGAGTACAACAGCCCGGACGCTTCAGGATTCAAACGCCACGTGATCTCCATCCACACCAAGGAATACCCCCACTGCTGTGACTACTGTTGTAAAGGCTTCAGAAGGCCCTCGGAGAAGAGCCAGCACATAGCCAGGCATCACAAAGATATGCTGATGGAACGTTGCTAA